CACTGGATGTTTTGTCTTGGCAACAGTTTTGGGCATTGTAATTCATATATTTCAGCTAAATTTACCAGGCACAGAAATAGCGATCGCCATTTCTACCATTGTTTTTGGTACTATGCTGATGATGCCAAATCAACTAAACTTTCTGGTGCTTGCTCTGATGGGCATCAGTGCTGGTTTATTTCAGGGTTACGCTAATGCTGAATCTATTGTTAGTGCAGGAACGATATCAGTAGTTGCCTATATACTAGGTATTACCTTAACTCTGTTTGCCGTTGCCATGAGTTCTAGAGAAATTGGTGTTGGGATGGGTATGGGAGAAATAAACCGAATTTTACCCTGGAAAATCAGCCTTGCTGGTTTTGCTTTGTGTGCGATCGGCATCGTATTTTTGAGCAATTCGCTTATTTAAATCAGATATTTCAATACAGTGGAATACATTCATTCGTGGGGGCGTACACATAGCTGTGCGCCCCCACTGTGTTTTCAGACTGGATAAACAAGCAATAGACCTCTTGCAAAAGTTCTTTTTGCAAGAGGTGGGAAAAGGGTGCATGTTAAAGGGGAAAGGGAAAATAACAAACCTTTCCCCCTTTTCCGGACAAATGCCAAGAAGTCTATTCTAGTGAATAAGTTGATGCACCTCTGCGCTAATCTAGAGGCTAGATATAAATATAAGGTTATGACACCTGAAGAAATTGCGGGTACGCTCACAGAGTTATTTGACACATCGGCTGTTGCTACGACTGCTCCCGGATCGTGGCAAGTAGACACTTCTACTTTTCGGCTGTTGGTGCTGCTTTCCGAAGATAATACTTGGCTGCGAGTTTTACTGCCTATTCTGCCCATCCAAGAAGCCCAACCCTTTTTAGAACAGTTTCTAGAAGCCAACTTTGATGATACTCAAGAAGTACGTTACGCTTTGTATGAAGGGGTAATTTGGGGAGTATTTCAACATCACAGTGATACTTTAGTGAGTGCAGATTTGTCCAATGCAATCAACCGACTTGTATCTCTACATCAGGCTAGATTAGATAATGTCTTTAATCAACTAGTTGAAAGCCGCATCCGGCAAATTATTCAGGCAGCAAAACAGCAAGGACAATCTCTGCAAGCTACCATGCAAAGCTTAGAACGTTTTTACGCTGAAGGAATGATGGGCGAAATAAATCAAACTTCACAAGGGCGAGAAGAAGTCCTAACTGCTTGGCGGCGTCAGTTAGAACGTTTATGGAATGAGGGTTAATTTCTATTTTTAAGTTTTGATATTAAACCAATTTACAGATATATTTATTTATCATGGATATCATTAAAATACTCAAAGAAGACTATCAAAGATTCCCAATTAATCAAACTTACAGCATTTATGCCCCAGAAGTTTATTTTCAAGACCCGCTGAATAAATTTCGTGGTGTTAAACGTTACAAAGAAATGATTAATTTTATCCAAACTTGGTTTTTAAATCCCAAGATGGACTTACATAATATTCAACGTTTAGGAGACACAATAAAAACTGAGTGGACACTCAGTTGGAATACTCCTCTTCCCTGGAAGCCACGGATCTCTATTCCTGGTTGGAGTGAATTAGGTCTTAACTCTGATGGTTTGATTATTTCCCATATCGATTATTGGAACTGTTCACGCTTAGATGTGGTGAAGCAGCATTTTTTCTCTTGAAAAAGTGGATAATTAAAATAATATAATTACCGTCAAAATCTTCATGGTTTGTAGTGAGGACTTTAGTCCTCTCTGACGAGATACTACGCAAACAAAATCAGGACTTAAGTCTTCCTATCACACTATGATGTAACAACGAAAGCCATTAATTATTATGATGGGTACAAAAAATCCTGAAATATCTGCTGAATTAACTATATATACTACAGAATTTGTATAAGATACTTTCCCTATGAGGAATTGTCCAAATCTGGGAGGGTGTTTTCACCATAATTGTTGTGAAAATGAGCTTGTGTACATCTTAGCGAATTAGGTAAAAACGCAAGCGACCAGGGAAGGGAGCAACGCGATTTTGTGAAGTCGGATCAAAAATCAGCGATCGCTAAAACTTAGATTCTTGTTCCGCCGCGCCTGTTGCCCAAAATGAATTTTCTCTAAATTCTGCGATCGCTAATCAAACACAGGGGCAAGTAGAACAAGGTTATTCTGCTTGCTTGTCAGTAGAAAACCAAGTATCTGGTGTTGAAGTAAAAAGCTCCACCCAAGGCACTCGTTCCGCCGCACCCGTGCCAAATCCTGAAAGATGGTCGCATCAGGCGATTGTAGCGAGGGCAAATGCGCGATCAGAGCGTATGCAGAAACTGAAAGTGGCTCTTAATTTGGGGCAGAATCCGGGTTTCGAGTACTTGCATGAGTGTTGGGATGATCCTGCTTTGCAGATTGTGATCAAGAAATTGGTGGTGAAGTATCCGCAGTGGGGGATTGCTTGTGTTGATGGGGTATTGGTTGATTGGGAGGGGTAGCGATCACTCTCAGTAATCTGATTTTTTTCAAAATGAGAATTGCTTTTCTATAAGGCTTTTCATCAAAAAGCATGACTTCGTAGTGTTTCTGATGGCAACTCACCAAACATTTCTTTGTAATCTTTGCTAAAGTGTCCAGCGTTCCAAAATCCCCACTGGTGTGCTACCTGCATCACTGTTGTGATCTCAGAATAAGAATCTCTCAAAGTGCGGCGTACCCCATTGAGCCTTTGAATTTTCAAATAAGCCATTGGACTTAAACCAAAAATATCTTGAAAGCCATAATATAAGGCGCTACTGCTAGTTCCTAATTCGTCGCACAGTTGTTTTAGGGTTAGAGGTCGATCGCTACAGAACTTTGTAATCTCTTCGGCTTTTTTGACAAGGGAGAAACGCTGAAAAGTTTTTGGACTGTGCTCGGTTTTGCAGTGCGCTCTTTCCCAGCGTATTTATCAGCAGTGGCAAAAAATCTTCCACGATCAGGGATTGCATCTGTGTCTGCATTAATAATGATGGTTCCTCGATCAACATTTGAGCTATTTGCTGATAGTAAGCCCTCAAATGGCGTAATGAGGAGGGATGCAAACGGATTAAATTTTGCTTGAGAAACTTTTCACCCAAGTCGTATCCCATTTGTTCAGCTAGGGACTGAAAAATCAGCAAGTCAACACTTGCCATAACGATATGAGCGTCTTTCTTTGTAACAATATCGGTTTCTCGCTCCCGATCAAACCCAAATATATCCTGTTTTTTAATCGGGCAACCATGAGACAGTACCTGTGTTTCTCCAAATTTAAGTGAAATCGCAAATGTGAGGTCACGAGGAGACTTTGGCCCCTCTGCTCTAAAGCCTTGATTATGATTAACCTGGGTAAACTTCAGACCCCTAAAGTCTGCAAAATTAATACTCCCCACAAAAAGTCCTGGAGTTAACTGGTTGCTAGTAACATTCAATGGCTTGATAGCTTCAGCATAAGCATCAATATCATTAAACTGACGAGTAATCACCAGAGGCTTAGGGTGAGAGTCGTTGTTTGATATGACAGACATAGATTTGGATTATGGTTGAATAAAATCACGTAATCGTGAGTTTTAGCCAGCTTTCAAGACATATATGGCATCATACACTCTCTAATGGTGTTTATTTAGATATGCAAAAGTTGAAATTTTTGAATGCTCATGGATGTCATATACCTGCATGATTGCTATATGTTTGTTTTAGTAAGCCGGAAATAAACATTCGTACATAAAAGTATAAAAGTACACCAAGAGGATGTTTGAAAAGTATTTCTCTGTAACTTTAGGCACTTTATATTTCCTCTAACCCCCTTAAAAAGGAGGATTTAGGGGTATCTAAAACTTTTGATACCGATAAGAGAACTTTTCAAACATCCTCTAAGATCCCTAAAACTCAATAATCCGCTTTGGTGAATCTAAGACTCCTCTGCTGAAACATTTTGAATGTGCGCTAGTAGTCTAAATTTACAGTGTTTTCGTCCTATAAGTAGTGCAAAGGATTTTTGATGACTAAACAATTCAACGGTAAGATCGCTCTCGACATTCGAGATTCTGTTCCAGATTGGGAACCTTACGCAGAACCAAAAGCCCCAAAAGGTTCACCGAATATTCTTTACATCGTCATTGACGATACAGGATTCGGTGCATGGGAAATGTTTGGGGGCAAAATTAAGATGCCCAATTTAGACCGTATTGCTAAAAAAGGTTTAGTTTATACCAACTTCCATACCACAGCATTATGTTCTCCCACTCGTTCATCTCTACTAAATGGACGTAACGCTACAAGTAACGGAATGTCTTGTATTGAGGAAGCTACTTCTGGTTTCCCCGGAAATAATGGTCGCATCCCCTTTGAAAACGCCCTAATTCCAGCAGTATTAGGTGAACGAGGATATAATACCTTCGCTATTGGTAAATGGCACTTATTACCAGAAGAAGAAGCAAATATGGCTGCCAGTAAGCGTAACTGGCCTTTAGGACGTGGTTTTGAGCGATATTACGGATTTTTGGGTGGAGAAACTGATCAGTGGTATCCCGACCTCGTTTATGACAATCACTTGATTGAGCCTCCTTATGGACCGGATATGAGGGATAGGGAGAACGGCTATCATCTATCAAAAGACTTAGTAGCAATACCTTAGCCAAAATAAGAGGATGAGGAGAGAGGGCCGATGTAGTAGAGTTATTGTCTCTCACAACGACAACTCAAAAACTACAATCAGCCCATGTCCGATATCTTATCACTGCTACAATGCTTGCTACCGCAGATAAACGCTACGACGATGCGGCAATTGAACCAGATAATCCTGGCTATGTTAGCGATGAGCGGACGAGTCACGATGTTGGGAATTTCCCGTTGGGCAGGCATTGGTGGTAGTTATCGGACGATGTTGCGGTTTTTTCATACAGTAATACCTTGGGCTACATTGTTTTGGCTATTTTTCCGCAAGCATTTGTTCCGTGCGAATGAGGTATATTTGCTTGCAGGAGATGAAGTTGTAGTCAGTAAATCGGGTAAAAAGACTTATGGATTAGATAGATTCTTTTCTAGCCTAGCCAATAAACCGATATCAGGATTATCTTTCTTTGTATTATCATTAGTGAGTGTTGAACAGAGGCACTCGTTTCCGATTCAGATAGAACAGGTAATAAAGAAAGATACTCAAACAAAAAGTACCTCGACAATCGAAAAACCAAACAAAAAAGAAAAGCGTGGGCGTGGACGACCAAAAGGAAGTAAAAACAAAAATAAAAAGGAAGTGATATTAACATCTGAATTAATACTAATTCAGAAAATGATTGGTTCACTATTCAAGTTATTAGCTAACTCTATTTCCCTCACCTACTTGGTAGTAGATGGTCATTTTGGTAACAACAATGCTTTGCAGATGGCACGTCTTGTCAACTTGCAGATAATTTCCAAATTGCGCCATGATTCAGCATTATACTTCCCTTATGAAAATCCTGACTCCAGTAAGCGCTCTCGTCGTAAATACGGTGATAAGCTAGACTATCGTAATATACCTGACAAATACTTATGTAAAAGTGCTATTGAGGATGATATTCAAACTGATATTTATCAAGCCACTCTTATTCACAAAGAATTTGCCCAAGCTCTCAATGTAGTGATTTTGGTCAAAACCAATCTTAAAACTAATGCTTGCAGCCATGTAATTATTTTTTCTAGCGACCTAACTCTGTCATTTGAAAAAATTATCGACTATTACAAACTCCGTTTCCAAATCGAGTTTAATTTTAGGGATGCCAAGCAGTTTTGGGGATTGGAAGATTTTATGAACCTGAGCCAAACTGCCGTGACTAATGCTTCTAATTTAGCATTTTTTATGGTCAATTTATCCCACCATCTTCTCGCTGATTTCCAGCAACTCAATCCCGGTTCTGGCATTATTGACCTTAAGGCTTACCATCGTGGTTTTCGATATGTTCGTGAAATGTTAAAAATGCTTCCCGAAATCCCTGAGCCTATTTTATTAACCCAGATTTTTGCCAAGCTTACTTCTTTAGGACGTATTCATCCCGTTTCCACTGGCGTTGAACCCTCGTAAATTGGCAGAGGTATTGTCACAAATAAACAATTTCAAAAATTTGTCAAAGAAACAGGATACATCACCTTTGCTGAAAAGCCCCCCAAAGCCGAACACTATCCTGACGCTACTCCCGAAATGTTAGTACCAGGGTCAGCAGTATTTATTAAACCAGATCGCCCTGTAAATCCCCAAACTTCATGCTGGTGGCATTATGTCCCTGGTGCTTACTGGCGACATCCTGAAGGCCCAAATAGTTCTATTAAAAATCGAGAAAATCATCCAGTAGTGCATATCGTGTATGAAGATGCTCTGGCCTATGCTCAATGGGCAGGAAAAGAATTGCCTACTGAAGCTCAATGGGAATTAGCAGCTAGAGGTGGCTTAGAAGGAGCGACATTTGCTTGGGGAAATGAATTTATGCCCAATGGTAAGCTCATGGCAAACATCTGGAAAGGAAGGTTTCCCTCAGAAAATCTCAAATCCCAACCGCCAGGGACAGAAGCTATTGGTAGCTATCCTCCTAATGGCTATGAACTTTATGACATGATTGGCAATGTCTGGGAATGGACGAAAGATTGGTATCGAGAGCAACATCCAGAAAATCCGGCTAAAGCTTGCTGCACCCCCAAAAATCCTCAAGGGGGAACAGAAGAAGATAGCTATGACCAAAAAATATTACCCTCAATGCGGAAACCACGTAAAGTCCTCAAAGGAGGGTCTTTCCTCTGTGCGCCTAACTACTGCGCCCGCTACCGTCCCGCCGCCCGACACCCAGAAGATATTGATACCTCCACAAATCACATTG
This portion of the Nostoc sp. GT001 genome encodes:
- a CDS encoding DUF2358 domain-containing protein; this translates as MDIIKILKEDYQRFPINQTYSIYAPEVYFQDPLNKFRGVKRYKEMINFIQTWFLNPKMDLHNIQRLGDTIKTEWTLSWNTPLPWKPRISIPGWSELGLNSDGLIISHIDYWNCSRLDVVKQHFFS
- a CDS encoding formylglycine-generating enzyme family protein, with translation MVTNKQFQKFVKETGYITFAEKPPKAEHYPDATPEMLVPGSAVFIKPDRPVNPQTSCWWHYVPGAYWRHPEGPNSSIKNRENHPVVHIVYEDALAYAQWAGKELPTEAQWELAARGGLEGATFAWGNEFMPNGKLMANIWKGRFPSENLKSQPPGTEAIGSYPPNGYELYDMIGNVWEWTKDWYREQHPENPAKACCTPKNPQGGTEEDSYDQKILPSMRKPRKVLKGGSFLCAPNYCARYRPAARHPEDIDTSTNHIGFRTVVCPLPTHA
- a CDS encoding HupE/UreJ family protein, with product MFKTQLSESRAWGELKTSKLMDCHVGAIAALILISLLSSLSGTPFDHNISNAWEAFVWGLADPVISLNCLVGIVAIGLLSSVFVRGAAITGCFVLATVLGIVIHIFQLNLPGTEIAIAISTIVFGTMLMMPNQLNFLVLALMGISAGLFQGYANAESIVSAGTISVVAYILGITLTLFAVAMSSREIGVGMGMGEINRILPWKISLAGFALCAIGIVFLSNSLI
- a CDS encoding helix-turn-helix domain-containing protein, with the protein product MRWERAHCKTEHSPKTFQRFSLVKKAEEITKFCSDRPLTLKQLCDELGTSSSALYYGFQDIFGLSPMAYLKIQRLNGVRRTLRDSYSEITTVMQVAHQWGFWNAGHFSKDYKEMFGELPSETLRSHAF
- a CDS encoding transposase, encoding MSDILSLLQCLLPQINATTMRQLNQIILAMLAMSGRVTMLGISRWAGIGGSYRTMLRFFHTVIPWATLFWLFFRKHLFRANEVYLLAGDEVVVSKSGKKTYGLDRFFSSLANKPISGLSFFVLSLVSVEQRHSFPIQIEQVIKKDTQTKSTSTIEKPNKKEKRGRGRPKGSKNKNKKEVILTSELILIQKMIGSLFKLLANSISLTYLVVDGHFGNNNALQMARLVNLQIISKLRHDSALYFPYENPDSSKRSRRKYGDKLDYRNIPDKYLCKSAIEDDIQTDIYQATLIHKEFAQALNVVILVKTNLKTNACSHVIIFSSDLTLSFEKIIDYYKLRFQIEFNFRDAKQFWGLEDFMNLSQTAVTNASNLAFFMVNLSHHLLADFQQLNPGSGIIDLKAYHRGFRYVREMLKMLPEIPEPILLTQIFAKLTSLGRIHPVSTGVEPS
- a CDS encoding sulfatase-like hydrolase/transferase; this encodes MTKQFNGKIALDIRDSVPDWEPYAEPKAPKGSPNILYIVIDDTGFGAWEMFGGKIKMPNLDRIAKKGLVYTNFHTTALCSPTRSSLLNGRNATSNGMSCIEEATSGFPGNNGRIPFENALIPAVLGERGYNTFAIGKWHLLPEEEANMAASKRNWPLGRGFERYYGFLGGETDQWYPDLVYDNHLIEPPYGPDMRDRENGYHLSKDLVAIP